The following are encoded together in the Flavobacterium sp. TR2 genome:
- a CDS encoding efflux RND transporter permease subunit, with the protein MFNKFIQRPVLSIVISLIIVFLGVLSVLNLPITQFPTISPPMVNVTADYPGSNGELMIKAVVIPLERALNGVPGMKYMASDAGNDGEATIKVVFNLGTDPNQAAINVQNRVASVTNKLPPLVIREGIKITREVPSMLMYVNLYSTDKNTDMKFLYNYADINVLSELKRVNGIGSGDILGTREYAMRIWLKPDRMLAYKISADEIMEALSSQSLEASPGKTGESSGKRSQAFEYVLKYSGRFTTKEQYENIVVKANPNGELLRLKDVAKVEFGSSMYDIYSNLNGRPSAAIVLKQSFGSNANQVIEEVKAKLEKIKQRFPKGMDYEISYDVSKFLDASIEKVIHTLVEAFILVGLVVFLFLGDWRSTVIPAIAVPVSLVGTFVFMTFFDISLNLITLFALVLAIGVVVDDAIVVIEAVHAKMEEEHLSPFKATKKAMHEIAGAIVAITFLMAAVFIPVAFMSGPVGVFYRQFSVTMATAIILSGIVALTLTPALCAMMLKNNHGVPKKKTPANRFIDAFNEKFNLAQGKYQNLLGKIVDRRVVTIVALLGFCAGTWLISSSVPSGFIPNEDQGMFYAVIQTPPGSSLERTNNIAERVQKIAEDIDGVKSVSSLAGYEILSEGTGANSGTCLVNLKDWSDRKESVLEIMHEMEEKCKDITGANIEFFQPPAVPGYGAAGGFELRLLDKTGSVDYKRMEQVNNEFVAELNKQPELSNVFSFYSSSFPQYMMKVDNDLAQQKGVSIENAMNTLSTLVGSNYEISFIKFGINYKVIVQASPEYRAQPDDILKLYVKNDRDEMVPYSAFMRLEKVYGLSEITRHNMYTSTQISGSPAPGYSSGTAIKVIQKVAAEKLPRGYDIDWAGISADEVAQGNQAIWVFLICLGFVYLVLAAQYESFILPLSVILSLPAGIFGAFLLLKLTGLENNIYAQVAMVMLIGLLGKNAVLIVEFAIQRHAAGLSVLQSAMEGAKARFRPILMTSFAFIAGLLPLAFATGPGKIGNRTIGTAAAGGMLIGTICGVFVIPGLYFIFAIIAEKHKLVKHEEENPLTEEIDNNHV; encoded by the coding sequence ATGTTTAATAAATTTATTCAAAGACCTGTTCTGTCGATAGTAATATCGTTGATTATTGTCTTTTTAGGGGTGTTGTCGGTTTTAAATTTACCAATTACGCAATTCCCTACAATTTCACCTCCGATGGTGAACGTTACCGCAGATTATCCGGGATCTAACGGTGAATTGATGATTAAGGCGGTTGTTATTCCTTTGGAAAGAGCCTTAAATGGGGTTCCTGGGATGAAATATATGGCTTCTGATGCAGGAAACGATGGAGAAGCTACAATTAAAGTTGTTTTTAATTTAGGAACAGATCCTAACCAAGCAGCGATTAACGTGCAGAACCGTGTGGCTTCTGTTACCAATAAACTTCCTCCTTTAGTAATTAGAGAGGGTATCAAAATCACTCGCGAGGTGCCGAGTATGTTGATGTACGTGAACCTTTACAGTACAGACAAAAATACCGACATGAAGTTCTTATATAACTATGCCGATATCAACGTACTTTCAGAATTAAAAAGGGTAAACGGTATTGGTTCTGGAGATATCTTAGGAACACGTGAATATGCAATGCGTATTTGGCTGAAACCAGATCGTATGTTGGCTTATAAAATTTCTGCTGATGAAATAATGGAAGCGTTATCAAGTCAGAGTTTGGAGGCCTCTCCTGGAAAAACTGGTGAGAGTTCTGGTAAACGTTCTCAAGCATTTGAGTATGTATTGAAATATTCTGGACGTTTTACAACAAAAGAACAATACGAGAACATTGTAGTAAAAGCAAATCCAAACGGAGAGCTTTTAAGATTAAAAGATGTTGCTAAAGTTGAATTTGGAAGCTCGATGTACGATATCTATTCTAATTTGAATGGAAGGCCATCTGCAGCGATTGTATTAAAACAGTCTTTCGGAAGTAACGCGAATCAAGTTATTGAAGAAGTTAAAGCTAAGCTCGAAAAAATCAAGCAAAGATTTCCTAAAGGAATGGACTATGAAATTTCGTATGACGTTTCTAAATTCCTTGATGCTTCTATCGAAAAAGTAATTCATACCTTGGTTGAAGCCTTTATTCTGGTAGGTTTAGTTGTATTTCTTTTCTTAGGAGACTGGCGTTCGACAGTTATTCCTGCAATTGCAGTGCCAGTATCGTTGGTAGGAACTTTTGTGTTCATGACATTCTTCGATATTTCGTTAAACTTAATTACATTATTTGCTTTGGTGTTGGCAATTGGGGTCGTGGTCGATGATGCGATTGTGGTTATTGAGGCCGTCCATGCCAAGATGGAAGAAGAACATCTCTCGCCATTTAAAGCAACTAAAAAAGCAATGCACGAAATCGCGGGAGCAATTGTAGCTATTACATTCTTGATGGCCGCGGTATTTATTCCTGTCGCATTTATGTCTGGTCCTGTTGGGGTATTCTATAGACAGTTTTCTGTAACTATGGCAACTGCAATTATCCTTTCGGGTATTGTAGCTTTGACATTGACACCTGCACTTTGTGCGATGATGTTGAAAAACAATCACGGTGTTCCTAAAAAGAAAACACCAGCAAATAGATTTATTGACGCTTTTAACGAAAAATTCAATTTAGCGCAAGGAAAATACCAAAATCTATTAGGTAAAATTGTTGATAGAAGAGTGGTTACCATTGTAGCGCTTCTTGGTTTCTGTGCTGGAACATGGCTGATAAGCAGTTCGGTTCCTTCAGGATTTATTCCGAATGAGGATCAGGGAATGTTCTATGCTGTAATTCAAACACCTCCGGGATCATCATTAGAAAGAACAAATAATATTGCTGAGAGAGTTCAAAAAATTGCAGAAGATATCGATGGAGTAAAATCAGTTTCGTCATTGGCTGGTTACGAAATCTTATCTGAAGGTACAGGAGCCAACTCAGGAACGTGTTTGGTTAACTTGAAAGATTGGAGCGACAGAAAAGAATCTGTTCTAGAGATTATGCACGAAATGGAGGAAAAATGTAAAGATATTACAGGAGCTAATATCGAGTTTTTCCAACCGCCAGCTGTACCAGGATATGGTGCTGCCGGAGGATTTGAGCTTCGTTTGTTAGATAAAACCGGTTCTGTAGATTACAAGAGAATGGAACAGGTAAATAACGAATTTGTGGCTGAATTAAACAAACAGCCAGAATTATCAAACGTATTTAGTTTCTACAGCTCTAGTTTCCCTCAATACATGATGAAAGTAGACAACGACTTGGCACAGCAAAAAGGAGTTTCTATCGAAAATGCTATGAATACGCTGTCAACTCTTGTGGGAAGTAACTACGAAATCAGTTTTATCAAATTTGGTATCAACTATAAAGTTATTGTTCAGGCTTCGCCAGAATATCGCGCGCAGCCAGATGATATCTTAAAGCTATACGTAAAAAATGATCGTGACGAAATGGTGCCATACTCTGCTTTTATGAGATTGGAAAAAGTGTACGGACTTTCAGAAATCACACGCCATAATATGTATACCTCAACACAAATCAGTGGTTCGCCTGCTCCAGGCTATAGCTCTGGTACAGCAATTAAAGTTATTCAGAAAGTGGCTGCCGAAAAATTGCCACGAGGATACGATATTGACTGGGCAGGTATTTCTGCCGATGAGGTGGCTCAAGGAAATCAGGCTATTTGGGTATTCTTAATCTGTTTAGGATTCGTTTACTTGGTACTGGCGGCGCAATACGAAAGTTTTATTTTGCCATTATCTGTAATCCTTTCTTTGCCAGCTGGTATTTTTGGAGCTTTCCTATTATTGAAACTAACAGGTTTAGAAAACAATATTTACGCTCAGGTTGCAATGGTAATGTTGATTGGTTTATTAGGAAAAAATGCCGTACTTATTGTAGAGTTCGCAATACAAAGGCACGCTGCAGGATTATCAGTTTTACAATCAGCAATGGAAGGAGCAAAAGCAAGGTTCCGTCCAATTTTGATGACATCATTTGCCTTTATTGCAGGTTTATTGCCACTTGCTTTTGCAACAGGACCGGGTAAAATCGGTAACCGAACAATTGGTACTGCCGCTGCAGGGGGTATGCTTATCGGAACCATTTGCGGTGTATTTGTAATTCCGGGCTTGTATTTCATTTTTGCCATAATTGCTGAAAAACACAAACTGGTAAAACATGAAGAAGAAAATCCATTAACAGAAGAAATTGATAACAATCATGTATAA
- a CDS encoding efflux RND transporter periplasmic adaptor subunit, translating into MKKIIVFTGLIALVCLTSCTSKKEEKEEVEKFTVTNPVRIDTSFTKEYVSQIKSVRNIELRAQEKGFLQNIYVDEGQFVKKGQLLFKIMPNMYQAELLKAQSEQKSAEIELQNSKLLADKNIVSKNELSVAQAKLQSAKAEVSLAKLHLSFTEIRAPFDGTIDRIPLKLGSLIDEGELLTSLSDNSQMFAYFNVSEPEYISYETHIKDRADNKVNLVLANGELFKEKGNVEVIESEFNNETGNIAFRARFPNSGKLLRNGETGQVQMNVPLKNAVVIPQKATYEIQDKKYVFVVGKDNKVSSREITITGEIPDLYVIKRGLTENDKILLEGVQKVKENDKIKFEYESPKEVMNHLRLKAE; encoded by the coding sequence ATGAAAAAAATCATTGTGTTCACAGGCTTAATTGCCTTGGTGTGCTTAACGAGCTGTACATCTAAAAAAGAAGAAAAAGAAGAAGTTGAAAAATTTACGGTTACTAACCCGGTTAGAATTGACACTTCATTTACTAAAGAATATGTTTCGCAAATAAAATCAGTTCGAAATATCGAACTTCGTGCCCAAGAAAAAGGATTTTTACAAAATATTTATGTTGACGAGGGACAGTTTGTAAAAAAAGGGCAATTGCTATTTAAAATTATGCCGAATATGTATCAGGCAGAATTATTAAAAGCGCAGTCAGAACAAAAATCGGCAGAAATCGAATTGCAGAATTCTAAACTGCTGGCAGATAAAAATATCGTTTCTAAAAACGAATTGAGCGTAGCGCAGGCAAAACTGCAATCTGCAAAAGCTGAAGTATCATTAGCAAAACTTCATTTATCATTTACAGAAATTAGAGCTCCGTTTGACGGGACAATCGACCGTATCCCTTTAAAATTGGGAAGTTTGATCGATGAAGGAGAATTGTTGACTAGTCTTTCAGATAACAGCCAGATGTTTGCTTATTTCAACGTTTCTGAGCCAGAATACATTAGTTATGAAACGCATATTAAAGACCGTGCAGATAACAAAGTGAATTTGGTTTTGGCTAACGGAGAGCTTTTTAAAGAAAAAGGAAATGTTGAGGTTATTGAAAGTGAATTCAACAACGAAACAGGAAATATCGCTTTTAGAGCAAGATTCCCTAATTCTGGAAAATTACTTAGAAACGGAGAAACAGGACAGGTTCAAATGAATGTTCCTCTTAAAAACGCTGTTGTAATTCCGCAGAAAGCAACTTACGAAATTCAAGATAAAAAATATGTTTTTGTAGTCGGTAAAGACAACAAAGTGAGCTCTAGAGAAATTACAATTACAGGTGAAATCCCTGATTTGTATGTAATCAAAAGAGGTCTTACAGAAAATGATAAAATCTTACTTGAAGGTGTTCAGAAAGTAAAAGAAAACGACAAAATCAAATTTGAGTACGAATCTCCAAAAGAGGTTATGAATCATTTACGTTTAAAAGCAGAATAA
- a CDS encoding GNAT family N-acetyltransferase, translating to MEIKAIKASDTWQIRHEVMWPNMPFEFVQLEEDDSGFHFGVFEGDKLVSIVSCFIEGKEMQFRKLATLEEYQGKGIASYLLKYILEFAKSRDLQNVWCNARSNKKSFYEKIGLADTHKTFVKAGQEFTIMQLKL from the coding sequence ATGGAAATTAAAGCAATAAAAGCCTCTGATACCTGGCAGATAAGACATGAAGTAATGTGGCCAAATATGCCTTTTGAATTTGTACAGTTAGAAGAAGACGATTCAGGATTTCATTTTGGAGTTTTTGAAGGAGATAAATTAGTTTCTATAGTTTCTTGTTTTATTGAGGGAAAAGAAATGCAGTTTAGAAAACTGGCTACTTTAGAGGAGTATCAGGGAAAAGGAATTGCCAGTTATCTTTTAAAATACATTTTGGAGTTTGCAAAAAGCAGAGATTTGCAAAATGTTTGGTGTAATGCCAGAAGCAATAAAAAGTCTTTTTATGAAAAAATAGGGCTTGCAGATACTCATAAAACATTTGTAAAAGCAGGGCAGGAATTTACAATAATGCAACTTAAACTTTAA
- a CDS encoding PorT family protein, with amino-acid sequence MKKFFLAAFLCICANGFAQLIQIGPQFSTNITSVDTKNFSSDHTNTGVGFAAFARVNLLLFYAQGEFGYAKNSFSVYQDGVGETEFKLAGTDATLIAGYKLIPLGKAGNIRLFVGYNWKNYSDISSSNNLNSIAFERNNHSVLGGVGVDVWRLTFDVRYLAGLSDIDASDREIKTGVTNLSLGFKFL; translated from the coding sequence ATGAAAAAATTCTTTTTAGCAGCTTTTTTATGCATTTGTGCTAATGGCTTTGCGCAGCTGATACAAATTGGACCGCAGTTTTCGACTAATATTACTTCTGTCGATACAAAAAATTTTAGCTCCGATCATACTAATACTGGAGTTGGTTTTGCCGCATTTGCGCGAGTAAATCTCCTGCTTTTTTATGCTCAGGGCGAATTTGGGTATGCCAAAAATAGTTTTAGCGTTTATCAAGACGGCGTGGGTGAAACCGAATTTAAACTGGCCGGAACTGATGCTACATTAATTGCAGGTTACAAACTCATTCCGCTAGGAAAAGCTGGAAATATTAGGCTTTTTGTGGGTTACAATTGGAAGAATTATTCAGACATCAGCAGCAGCAATAATCTTAACTCCATAGCATTTGAAAGAAACAATCACAGTGTGCTTGGAGGTGTCGGAGTTGATGTTTGGAGGCTCACTTTTGATGTAAGATACCTTGCAGGACTAAGCGATATAGATGCTTCTGACCGTGAAATTAAAACTGGAGTAACTAACCTCTCACTTGGATTCAAATTTTTATAA
- a CDS encoding tetratricopeptide repeat protein gives MKNTFVLIVLLSTFQFFGQTDQKTAFQKSKYELAVSYYKKSDFVKAIDLFSLAAKIKPDNEIGKDAFSKVDTLREVLRKQILDRAVGTWKRTGNQPVWSAASSNTNNGSSTDELVEIKENEILFYEVDKKTKVKKLLKTENLVYNNSNCTVSVFSEIILSDGTIWNCSLNEKSDVLHVINIAVKTDAGIQKINADNEESYYVKIQ, from the coding sequence ATGAAAAATACATTTGTGCTGATTGTATTGCTAAGTACATTTCAGTTCTTTGGACAAACTGATCAAAAAACAGCTTTTCAAAAAAGCAAATATGAATTAGCTGTTTCTTATTACAAAAAATCCGATTTTGTAAAAGCAATCGATTTATTCTCTTTAGCGGCTAAGATTAAACCAGATAATGAAATTGGAAAAGATGCCTTTAGCAAAGTAGATACTTTACGCGAGGTTTTGAGAAAACAAATTTTAGATCGTGCTGTTGGAACTTGGAAAAGAACAGGAAATCAGCCAGTTTGGTCTGCAGCTTCATCAAACACCAATAATGGATCGAGCACTGATGAGTTGGTAGAAATTAAAGAAAACGAAATACTGTTTTATGAAGTAGACAAAAAAACGAAAGTAAAAAAACTGCTAAAAACAGAAAATTTAGTCTATAATAATTCAAACTGCACCGTATCTGTATTTTCAGAAATTATCCTTTCAGACGGAACAATCTGGAACTGCAGCCTTAATGAAAAATCGGATGTGCTGCACGTTATTAATATAGCAGTTAAAACAGATGCCGGGATACAGAAGATAAATGCTGATAACGAAGAAAGTTATTATGTAAAGATCCAATAA
- a CDS encoding M1 family metallopeptidase, protein MKKKFLQFALIAFVLFAQDTIAQELYMPRNIKKAFENGTRSKDGKPGVNYWQNRGNYNMEISVDPKTRLVSGTETIIYENNSKDTLRNLVIRFVNNLHKPSSSRGSDVSNDFLSDGLTITSLKVENELYKEDARNWGTVGNVKLQKPILPNSKTTINIQWNYPLSKESGREGQIDETTFFVAYSYPRVSVYDDYNGWDRLPHTDRQEFYNDFNDYVFSVKAPKNYVVYATGDLLNPDEVLQPEFASRLKKSYSTDEILHIANEQEMKSGIVTKQYDWNVWKFEAKNISDVCFGLSDHYLWDASSVVVDKKTNRRASVQAAYNVTGTDFVNSVKNNQYALDWFSNNWPGVPYPFSKMTAFQGFADMEYPMMCNDSETGDPIFAQLVQDHEVAHTYFPFYMGINETRYAFMDEGWATTFEYLIGIAEHGKEAADKFYKEFRVKHYINDRSAEQDQPIITMSTQVSGAGYGNNSYGKASLSYLALKDMLGDDLFKKALHAYMDTWNGKHPIPWDYFNSFSTATGKNLNWFFNNWFFTNNYLDIAVKGLSADKKTITVENIGGFAIPFDVVITYADKSKAIVHQTPLIWEKNQKTAKIILKSAKKIEKIELDGGIFMDATPENNILLVK, encoded by the coding sequence ATGAAAAAGAAATTTTTGCAATTTGCCTTAATAGCATTTGTTCTTTTTGCTCAAGATACCATTGCCCAAGAGCTTTATATGCCAAGAAATATAAAAAAAGCCTTCGAGAACGGAACGCGTTCTAAAGACGGGAAACCGGGCGTAAACTATTGGCAAAACCGCGGAAATTATAATATGGAAATTTCTGTTGACCCTAAAACCAGATTAGTTAGCGGGACAGAAACGATCATTTACGAAAACAATAGCAAAGATACGCTCAGAAATCTTGTTATTCGTTTTGTAAACAATCTTCATAAACCATCATCGTCTCGCGGAAGCGATGTAAGTAACGATTTTTTAAGCGATGGATTAACGATTACTTCATTGAAAGTAGAAAATGAATTGTATAAAGAAGACGCTAGAAATTGGGGAACAGTTGGAAACGTAAAATTGCAAAAACCGATTTTGCCCAATTCAAAAACGACTATAAATATTCAGTGGAATTATCCATTGTCTAAAGAAAGCGGTAGAGAAGGACAGATTGACGAGACAACTTTCTTTGTAGCATACAGTTATCCTCGCGTTTCAGTTTATGACGATTATAATGGCTGGGACAGATTGCCGCACACAGACCGTCAGGAATTTTACAACGATTTTAATGACTATGTTTTTTCTGTAAAAGCGCCAAAAAATTATGTCGTTTATGCAACAGGCGATTTGCTAAATCCAGATGAGGTTTTACAGCCAGAATTTGCTTCACGTTTGAAGAAATCTTATTCAACTGATGAAATTCTGCATATTGCAAACGAACAAGAAATGAAAAGCGGAATCGTAACCAAGCAATATGATTGGAACGTCTGGAAATTTGAAGCTAAAAATATTTCAGATGTATGTTTTGGTCTAAGTGATCATTATTTATGGGATGCCAGCAGTGTTGTGGTTGATAAGAAAACAAACCGTCGCGCGAGTGTTCAGGCAGCTTACAATGTTACAGGAACCGATTTTGTAAATTCAGTAAAAAATAATCAATACGCTTTAGATTGGTTTTCTAACAATTGGCCAGGAGTTCCGTATCCATTTTCCAAAATGACCGCTTTTCAAGGTTTTGCAGATATGGAGTATCCAATGATGTGTAACGATTCTGAAACAGGAGATCCTATTTTTGCGCAATTGGTTCAAGATCATGAAGTAGCGCATACTTATTTTCCTTTTTATATGGGAATCAATGAAACGCGTTATGCTTTTATGGATGAAGGATGGGCAACAACTTTTGAATATTTAATTGGAATTGCAGAGCACGGAAAAGAGGCTGCTGATAAATTTTATAAAGAATTCAGAGTTAAACATTATATAAACGACCGTTCTGCCGAACAGGATCAGCCTATTATAACCATGTCGACACAAGTTTCTGGAGCAGGTTACGGAAATAATTCGTACGGCAAAGCATCTCTTTCTTACCTGGCTTTAAAAGATATGCTGGGAGATGACTTGTTTAAAAAGGCATTGCACGCGTATATGGATACTTGGAACGGTAAACATCCAATTCCGTGGGATTATTTTAATTCATTTAGCACTGCGACAGGAAAGAATTTAAATTGGTTTTTTAACAACTGGTTCTTTACCAACAATTATTTGGATATAGCCGTAAAAGGACTCTCTGCCGATAAGAAAACTATTACAGTAGAAAATATAGGAGGTTTTGCAATTCCGTTTGATGTTGTGATTACCTACGCTGATAAATCTAAAGCAATAGTGCATCAGACGCCATTAATTTGGGAGAAAAATCAAAAAACAGCCAAAATAATTTTGAAAAGCGCAAAAAAGATAGAAAAAATTGAGCTTGATGGCGGTATTTTTATGGATGCAACCCCTGAAAATAATATTCTACTTGTTAAATAG
- a CDS encoding NADP-dependent glyceraldehyde-3-phosphate dehydrogenase, producing the protein MSFIPEEYQINALINQDTYLVNGELKQWTGQTTPVFSTISSTEKYSPTLLGSIPFMGEKEAAEVVEAATNAYDMGQGLWPTMKVVDRIKCMEKFVKQMKETREEVVKYLMWEIGKSLGDSQKEFDRTVEYIYDTIASYKELNGRSSHFEKVQGVNAMIRRGPLGVVLCLGPYNYPLNETFSLLIPALIMGNTVIFKPAKHGVLFISPLLEAFRSSFPKGVINIVYGRGREVASPIMKSGKIDVLALIGNSKSAIALQDQHPNKNRLRLILGLEAKNPAIILPDADLDLAIQECITGSLSFNGQRCTALKVLYVHESIREEFNKRFAEKVDSLVFGNPWEKGVSLTPLPETDKPKYIQGLIDDAVHKGAKVINEKGGKHTENYIFPAVLYPVNKEMRVYHEEQFGPVVPVLSFKDIKEPLKDMAESNYGQQVSLFGKDIKTLAPLIDALVNLVCRVNLNSSCQRGPDAFPFTGRKDSAVGTLSIPDALRSFSIRTFVASKDIDYNNEILQELLNSKESNFINTDYIL; encoded by the coding sequence ATGAGTTTTATACCAGAAGAATATCAGATTAATGCGCTGATAAATCAAGATACTTATCTTGTAAATGGAGAATTGAAACAATGGACAGGGCAAACCACACCTGTGTTTTCGACTATTTCTTCAACCGAAAAGTATTCGCCGACTTTATTAGGATCTATTCCTTTTATGGGAGAAAAAGAAGCAGCAGAAGTTGTCGAAGCTGCTACTAATGCATACGATATGGGACAAGGGTTATGGCCAACTATGAAAGTAGTGGATCGTATCAAATGCATGGAAAAATTTGTGAAGCAGATGAAAGAAACCCGCGAAGAAGTGGTAAAATACTTAATGTGGGAAATTGGAAAATCATTGGGAGATTCGCAAAAAGAGTTTGACAGAACAGTAGAATATATTTACGATACTATTGCAAGCTACAAAGAATTAAACGGACGCAGTTCGCACTTTGAAAAAGTTCAGGGAGTAAACGCCATGATTCGTCGTGGACCTCTTGGAGTTGTATTGTGTCTTGGACCTTACAATTATCCTTTGAATGAAACTTTCTCCTTGCTGATTCCAGCTCTTATTATGGGAAATACGGTAATCTTCAAGCCAGCTAAACATGGTGTTTTATTTATTTCGCCATTGTTAGAAGCTTTCAGAAGCAGTTTTCCAAAAGGAGTAATCAATATTGTTTACGGTAGAGGACGCGAGGTGGCTTCTCCGATTATGAAATCTGGAAAAATTGATGTTTTAGCATTAATTGGAAACAGCAAATCGGCGATTGCTTTACAAGATCAGCACCCGAACAAAAACAGATTGCGTCTGATTTTAGGTTTAGAAGCTAAAAATCCAGCGATTATTCTTCCAGATGCCGATTTAGATTTGGCTATTCAGGAATGTATTACAGGAAGTTTATCTTTTAACGGACAGCGTTGTACAGCTTTAAAAGTATTATACGTTCACGAATCGATTAGAGAAGAGTTCAACAAACGTTTTGCTGAAAAAGTAGACAGCTTGGTTTTTGGAAATCCTTGGGAAAAAGGAGTGTCTTTAACGCCGCTTCCAGAAACAGATAAGCCAAAATATATTCAGGGGTTAATTGATGATGCGGTTCATAAAGGAGCTAAAGTGATAAATGAAAAAGGAGGAAAACATACTGAAAACTATATTTTTCCAGCGGTTCTGTATCCAGTAAACAAAGAAATGCGAGTGTATCACGAAGAACAGTTTGGACCAGTTGTTCCTGTGCTTTCTTTCAAAGATATTAAAGAACCATTGAAAGATATGGCAGAATCAAACTACGGACAGCAAGTAAGTTTGTTTGGCAAAGACATCAAAACTCTGGCGCCACTAATTGACGCTTTGGTAAACTTAGTTTGTCGAGTAAACTTAAACAGTTCTTGCCAAAGAGGACCAGACGCTTTCCCTTTCACAGGAAGAAAAGATTCAGCTGTGGGAACTTTAAGTATTCCAGATGCTTTGCGTTCATTTTCAATCCGTACGTTTGTAGCGTCAAAAGATATCGATTATAATAATGAGATTTTGCAGGAATTGCTTAACAGCAAGGAATCTAATTTTATTAATACAGATTATATTTTGTAG
- a CDS encoding rhodanese-like domain-containing protein: MNLSQEDWVAQLEADENAVILDVRTEDEFNDGYIENALNIDINKGQAFIYEIEELDKNKNYYVYCRSGARSAKACQIMNELGIENAYNLLGGILDWEGETVQP; the protein is encoded by the coding sequence ATGAATTTATCACAAGAAGATTGGGTTGCTCAGCTAGAGGCTGACGAAAATGCAGTTATACTTGATGTAAGAACTGAAGACGAATTTAATGACGGCTACATTGAGAATGCTCTAAATATTGATATCAATAAAGGGCAGGCATTTATCTATGAAATAGAAGAATTAGACAAAAATAAAAATTATTATGTATACTGCCGTTCTGGGGCGAGAAGCGCAAAAGCTTGCCAGATTATGAACGAGTTAGGTATAGAAAACGCCTACAATCTGCTTGGAGGAATCCTAGATTGGGAAGGTGAGACAGTACAACCATAA
- a CDS encoding Crp/Fnr family transcriptional regulator, with amino-acid sequence MQHPLKNIFPNFSNELIATIEENGSLQDFEAGTILMRTGQYIKNTVLIIKGKIKIYREGEDGGEFLMYYLQPGQACAISMICTAKSEKSQIMAKVVEDVTVMMIPLQLMDKWMMEHRSWYEFVIETYRSRFEEVLEVVDNIAFRSMDERLEFYLKRHSDACGCSEVNLSHQEIATELNTSREVVSRLLKKMEQRGLVKLNRNQIELLK; translated from the coding sequence ATGCAGCATCCATTAAAAAACATATTTCCTAATTTTTCTAACGAACTGATCGCTACAATTGAAGAAAACGGAAGTCTTCAGGATTTTGAAGCCGGAACCATTTTAATGCGTACCGGGCAGTATATTAAAAATACCGTTTTGATCATTAAAGGTAAAATCAAAATATATCGCGAAGGCGAAGACGGCGGAGAGTTTTTAATGTATTACTTACAGCCTGGACAAGCCTGTGCCATTTCGATGATCTGCACTGCTAAAAGCGAAAAAAGCCAGATTATGGCAAAAGTAGTCGAAGATGTTACTGTCATGATGATTCCGCTACAATTGATGGACAAATGGATGATGGAACACCGCTCTTGGTACGAATTTGTAATTGAAACTTATCGAAGTCGTTTTGAAGAAGTTTTGGAGGTGGTCGACAATATCGCTTTCCGTTCTATGGATGAAAGGTTAGAATTCTACTTAAAAAGACATTCTGATGCCTGTGGCTGTTCTGAAGTAAATTTATCGCATCAGGAAATTGCAACCGAATTGAATACTTCTCGAGAAGTAGTTTCCAGATTACTCAAGAAAATGGAACAGCGCGGTCTGGTAAAACTCAACCGAAACCAGATTGAGTTATTGAAATAG